A region of the Spirochaetota bacterium genome:
GGCGGTTGTTTTTATGAAAAAATTTATGCAACTGGGTATTGGTTGGAATCCTAAATGCATAAAGGCCTTAATGCAGGATTTCACAAATTTTGGAATCCTAACAGAAGAGATTTCCCGCGTATGGCTCAGCCTTGACCTTCTTTTTCAGATGAATTTTACTCAGGGCCTGCTTGTATTGGCCCCGAAAGGTTTGAAAGACAAATTATATCCCAAAATGGAGGCAGGGGAACTCATTAGCTGCAACGCTATTACAGAGCCAAATGCAGGATCAGATAACAGGGCAATGCAGACAACCGCAGTCTTGGATGGGGACGAATACGTTATCAATGGACAGAAGACGTGGGTCAGCAATGCCACAATTGCAGATATCTGTATGTTAGTGACCAAAGATCAAAAGGGCGATACAATCTTTATCCTGGTGGATAAGGAAGAATCTCCCTTTGAGACAAGGGAACTCCATAAACTGGGTTTGAATGCAGCCCCAACAGGAGAGATGTTTTTTGATGATTGTCGCGTGCCAAAAGAAAACAACGTAATAGAAATGATCCAGAATGTTATCGCTAGCGGGGAAGGCGAAAAGCTACGGAAGGAATTCGAAATGCCTCCTGATTTTGGAATAGGCAAATTAGTAACAGTAATGAATCCAGTGAGCGCGCTTTTCTGTTTTACCAGAGCCTGGATGGCATTAGCTGCCTCAGGTGTTTGTCAAGCCGCGCTGAGCGCTTCTATTGAGTTTGCAAAGGATCGGGTACAATTCGGCAAACCCATAGGCAAGACTCAGTTGATACAGGATATGATCTATGAGATGATTGCCCTTACCGAGACCTCGCGTCTGCTCTCATACAGGGCATTGGACCTTGTCATAAAGGGGAGTTCAGAGGCTCGTCTGATGTCATCCCTTGCAAAGGGTTATGCCTCAGAATCAGCGGTAAAGGTGACATCAAACGCGATCCAGGTTCATGGAGCCATGGGTCTATCGGATGAGCTTCCATTAGAGAGATACTTCAGGGACGCCAGATCGTGGACAATCCCGGACGGCACTACAGAGATTCAGAAACTGGTTGTTGGCAATGAGGCATTGGGATTGTCAGCATATGTGTGAGCAATCGGATCTTGAAGACAAGCAGGAGCTAATAACCTCAAGGTATTTGAATAAATCTATCGATCCTCCATCAGGAAAGGATGAATTCGGACAATCACCATACTGATCAATCCGATTATCATCATTCAACCCGATAACCGTAATATATATTTTATTCATTAAAGATGATTTCAGCATAAGGCATGCATGGGCATGCCTTAATTAAGAATGGTGACAATCTCATTTATAGTATCCAAGGTTGATATTTCTACAAACCTTAATGAATAATTATTTGATTT
Encoded here:
- a CDS encoding acyl-CoA dehydrogenase family protein, whose amino-acid sequence is MDFDFNDDQKIFRKSIRDFMQKEIAPIVDERDKKGPLSKEEAVVFMKKFMQLGIGWNPKCIKALMQDFTNFGILTEEISRVWLSLDLLFQMNFTQGLLVLAPKGLKDKLYPKMEAGELISCNAITEPNAGSDNRAMQTTAVLDGDEYVINGQKTWVSNATIADICMLVTKDQKGDTIFILVDKEESPFETRELHKLGLNAAPTGEMFFDDCRVPKENNVIEMIQNVIASGEGEKLRKEFEMPPDFGIGKLVTVMNPVSALFCFTRAWMALAASGVCQAALSASIEFAKDRVQFGKPIGKTQLIQDMIYEMIALTETSRLLSYRALDLVIKGSSEARLMSSLAKGYASESAVKVTSNAIQVHGAMGLSDELPLERYFRDARSWTIPDGTTEIQKLVVGNEALGLSAYV